The following are from one region of the Gadus chalcogrammus isolate NIFS_2021 chromosome 19, NIFS_Gcha_1.0, whole genome shotgun sequence genome:
- the LOC130372618 gene encoding proteoglycan 4-like isoform X1 produces MPRKKRMTPKPALLFLEQSLDGSRLRNEEPEVRAALHPKSFITERPTHDNTSLALWVNPQFDQSHLAAPPGRRGRRKGPSTTSILDRSSQLSRKPGPKTSVCKFPTLSFDRGPTPTSDINGQPKQTHAKKSNKVSVAAPASTNRQQPQQPQPKPQQQQQASMVAPLPNQQTSKRRTRGTPGDAPTSSSVAAERPPPQPPGRPAGGSHQSPAPLTTTSPPRSATSETPGAVCCIVPSPSDLDTPEVLPGGRGSRSARVYPLLGTPSQECRQSQPETLVADTPEQDYGLRVTWRRRKGLMMALEKGGYLSKVDALVPR; encoded by the exons ATGCCCCGTAAAAAACGAATGACACCGAAGCCTGCTCTGTTGTTCCTGGAGCAATCGCTAGATGGATCCAGACTCCGAAACGAGGAGCCCGAGGTGCGAGCAGCGTTACACCCCAAGTCgttcatcacagagaggccaACACACGACAATACATCTCTTGCTCTGTGG GTGAATCCACAGTTTGACCAGTCTCACCTGGCAGCGCCCCCAGGCAGACGGGGCAGAAGGAAGGGCCCTTCCACCACGAGCATCCTCGATCGAAGCAGTCAACTGTCCAGAAAGCCGGGTCCCAAAACCAGCGTCTGCAAGTTCCCCACCTTATCGTTCGACCGAGGTCCGACACCTACCTCCGACATCAACGGACAACCaaagcaaacacacgcaaagaaatcgaACAAAGTGTCCGTTGCGGCGCCGGCCTCGACCAATCGGCAGCagccacaacaaccacaaccaaaaccacaacaacaacaacaggcttCCATGGTGGCTCCTCTTCCCAACCAACAGACGTCAAAGAGACGCACCAGAGGGACACCGGGCGATGCCCCCACGTCTTCCAGTGTCGCTGCAGAACGGCCACCACCTCAGCCCCCTGGCCGCCCCGCCGGGGGTAGTCATCAGTCCCCAGCCCCCCTCACCACAACAAGCCCCCCCCGCTCTGCGACGTCAGAGACCCCCGGCGCAGTTTGCTGCATCGTCCCCAGCCCCTCCGACCTGGACACCCCCGAGGTGCTTCCCGGGGGCCGGGGGAGTCGCTCTGCCCGTGTTTACCCGCTATTGGGGACCCCGTCCCAGGAATGTAGACAGAGCCAGCCAGAGACCCTGGTGGCCGACACCCCGGAACAGGACTACGGGTTGAGGgtgacgtggaggaggaggaagggactGATGATGGCCCTGGAGAAAGGAGGCTATCTCTCTAAAGTGGACGCGTTGGTTCCTAGgtga
- the LOC130372618 gene encoding proteoglycan 4-like isoform X2 gives MLFTIMMSNWMLVQAYGSRLRNEEPEVRAALHPKSFITERPTHDNTSLALWVNPQFDQSHLAAPPGRRGRRKGPSTTSILDRSSQLSRKPGPKTSVCKFPTLSFDRGPTPTSDINGQPKQTHAKKSNKVSVAAPASTNRQQPQQPQPKPQQQQQASMVAPLPNQQTSKRRTRGTPGDAPTSSSVAAERPPPQPPGRPAGGSHQSPAPLTTTSPPRSATSETPGAVCCIVPSPSDLDTPEVLPGGRGSRSARVYPLLGTPSQECRQSQPETLVADTPEQDYGLRVTWRRRKGLMMALEKGGYLSKVDALVPR, from the exons ATGCTATTTACGATTATGATGTCGAATTGGATGTTAGTACAAGCAT ATGGATCCAGACTCCGAAACGAGGAGCCCGAGGTGCGAGCAGCGTTACACCCCAAGTCgttcatcacagagaggccaACACACGACAATACATCTCTTGCTCTGTGG GTGAATCCACAGTTTGACCAGTCTCACCTGGCAGCGCCCCCAGGCAGACGGGGCAGAAGGAAGGGCCCTTCCACCACGAGCATCCTCGATCGAAGCAGTCAACTGTCCAGAAAGCCGGGTCCCAAAACCAGCGTCTGCAAGTTCCCCACCTTATCGTTCGACCGAGGTCCGACACCTACCTCCGACATCAACGGACAACCaaagcaaacacacgcaaagaaatcgaACAAAGTGTCCGTTGCGGCGCCGGCCTCGACCAATCGGCAGCagccacaacaaccacaaccaaaaccacaacaacaacaacaggcttCCATGGTGGCTCCTCTTCCCAACCAACAGACGTCAAAGAGACGCACCAGAGGGACACCGGGCGATGCCCCCACGTCTTCCAGTGTCGCTGCAGAACGGCCACCACCTCAGCCCCCTGGCCGCCCCGCCGGGGGTAGTCATCAGTCCCCAGCCCCCCTCACCACAACAAGCCCCCCCCGCTCTGCGACGTCAGAGACCCCCGGCGCAGTTTGCTGCATCGTCCCCAGCCCCTCCGACCTGGACACCCCCGAGGTGCTTCCCGGGGGCCGGGGGAGTCGCTCTGCCCGTGTTTACCCGCTATTGGGGACCCCGTCCCAGGAATGTAGACAGAGCCAGCCAGAGACCCTGGTGGCCGACACCCCGGAACAGGACTACGGGTTGAGGgtgacgtggaggaggaggaagggactGATGATGGCCCTGGAGAAAGGAGGCTATCTCTCTAAAGTGGACGCGTTGGTTCCTAGgtga